The Streptomyces sp. NBC_01142 genomic interval GTGCACCTGCGGCCGGCCGGCTGATCTCGGGTCCCGCGGGCCACCGGGACGTGAGCCGGGGCCACCGGGACGTGAGCTAGGGCACACCTGCCGTATCGTTGAGGCGATCGAGCTACAGATCGGCAGGGCAGTGCGCACGGAACGGGCAGGAGGCGGCTGGTGACCGTCGACGACACCACTTCCGGCGCGGGCGCGCAGCCACCGTCGGACTCCGGTTCAGGCGCGTCCGCCTCGTCATCCGATGCGGCATCCGAGACAACATCGGATACGGGATCCAATGCGGGATCCAACGCGTCGGCCACTTCTTCGGCCACGCCGCCGACCACCACGTCGGCCGCATCGTCGTCCGCGGTGCATCCGACGCCGCACCACGAGGTCGATCACACGGCGGAGCCGACCGACGACCCGCTCGCCATCCGGCTGGAGCAGTTGATTCTCGGTGCTGAGCGGCGCTACACGCCCTTCCAGGCGGCCCGCACCGCCGGTGTCTCCATGGAGCTCGCCTCCCGCTTCTGGCGGGCCATGGGCTTCGCGGACATCGGGCAGGCGAAGGCGCTCACGGAGGCGGACGTACTGGCCCTGCGCCGGCTCGCCGGTCTGGTCGAGGCGGGCCTGCTGAGCGAGCCGATGGCGGTCCAGGTGGCCCGCTCGACCGGGCAGACCACCGCCCGGCTGGCGGAATGGCAGATCGATTCTTTCCTGGAAGGCCTCACCGAGCCGCCAGAGCCCGGAATGACCCGTACCGAGGTCACGTATCCGCTGGTCGAGCTGCTCCTGCCTGAGCTGGAGGAGTTCCTGGTGTACGTCTGGCGGCGGCAGCTCGCCGCCGCGACGGGGCGTGTCGTCCAGGCCGCCGACGACGAGGAGATGGTCGACCGGCGCCTGGCCGTCGGCTTCGCGGACCTCGTCGGCTTCACCCGGCTGACCCGCCGCCTGGAGGAGGAGGAACTGGGCGAGCTGGTCGAGGCGTTCGAGACCACCTCGGCCGACCTCGTGGCCGCGCACGGCGGCCGGCTGATCAAGACGCTGGGCGACGAGGTGCTGTACGCGGCGGACGACGCCGCGACGGCGGCGGAGATCGCGCTGCGGCTCATCGAAACGATGACGCACGACGAGTCGATGCCGGCGCTGCGCGTCGGCATCGCTTTCGGCACGGTCACCACGCGGATGGGCGATGTCTTCGGCACGACGGTGAACCTGGCGAGCAGGCTCACGTCCATAGCCCCGAAGGACGCCGTACTGGTCGACGGTGCGTTCGCGGAGGGGCTCGTACGCACCGGCGACGCGCCGCTCTCCGAGTCCGAGGCGGCGGAGGAGGCGGCCGCGGCGGAGAAGGAGGGTGAGGAACCCCCCTCGTACCGCTTCGCCCTCCAGCCGATGTGGCAGCGCCCGGTCCGAGGCCTGGGTGTGGTGGAGCCGTGGCTGCTGTCGCGCCGGGAGAATCCCTGACAGGTGGGGCGACGGCTCCTTCGCAGGAGGCGGCGTGAGGGAGCCGGTGGCCGATACGGCGGGCCCGACGCCGTCGTCCTGCTCGCACCTGCACCGCCGCTCCTGCGGGCGGCGTCGGGGGCATGACTCCTGACTCCGCCGGCTGCCGCGGACGGCCGGCTTCGGCTCCTGCTGCCCTTGCCTGCCTGCCTGCCTGCCCCGTCCTGGTCAGGCCTGCTCTGCTCTGCCCCGTCCTGCCCGGCTCTCGCGGTCACTGTGCGTGCACCTCAGGCCGCCGCTCCGGTGCGAAGCTGCCGTTTCGAGGCACGGAGGTGCCCCGAGCCCCCGGTTTTCCGGGGCGGGTGCGCGGGGGAGACCTCGGAGTGAGCGCGCGCCTATGATCCGGTGAACCATCGTTAACCGGGAGGGTGTCGCCATGTCCGAGCAGCGGTTCGGGGAATTCGTCGTCGTACGCAGGCACGAGCACGTCGCGGAGCTCGTACTGGACCGGCCCAAGGCCATGAACGCCGTCTCCACGGAGATGGCCCGCTCCATCGGCGCCGCCTGTGACGCGCTCGCCGCCGACCGGGACGTGCGGGTCACCGTCCTGAGCTCGACGCATGAGCGGGCGTTCTGCGTGGGTGCCGATCTCAAGGAGCGGAACTCCCTCAGCGATGCCGAGTTGGTGCGGCAGCGGCCGACCGCGCGGGCCGCGTACACCGGTGTGCTGGAGCTGCCGATGCCGACGGTCGCCGCCGTGCACGGATTCGCGCTCGGCGGCGGGTTCGAGCTGGCGCTGGCCTGCGATCTGATCGTCGCGGACGCCACGGCCGTGGTCGGACTGCCCGAGGTGTCGGTCGGGGTGATTCCGGGCGGCGGCGGTACGCAGCTGCTGCCCCGCCGGGTCGGCGCCGCCCGCGCCGCCGAGCTCGTGTTCACCGCGCGGCGCGTGGAAGCCGCCGAAGCGCGGGAGTTGGGCCTCGTCGACCAGCTCGCCGACGACGCCAGGACCGAGGCGCTCGCCCTCGCGGCCAGGATCGCCGCGAACTCCCCCGTCGGGCTGCGCGCCGCCAAGCGTGCGATGCGGCTGGGGCAGGGGCTCGATCTGCGGGCCGGCCTCGAGGTGGAGGACGCGGCCTGGCGGTCCGTGGCCTTCTCCGGGGACCGGGCCGAGGGCGTTGCCGCGTTCAATGAGAAGCGCACGCCGCAGTGGCCCGGCGAGTGACCGCGTGGCCCTCGGGATCCGGGCCGGCCGCTCCAACTGATCGAATCAGGCCAAACCTCCCTAAGCTGGGATGATGGCTGAGGATCGGCGGTTGCGGGCCGTGGTGGCGCTGGCGCAGGCAATGGCGGCCGCCCACACCCCGCGCGAGTTCTGGCGGGCGGCGGCGCTGGGTGCGTGCGACGCGCTCGGCGGCTCCTTCGCGGCGCTGTCCGTGTGGGAGCGGGGGCTCGGGCGGCTCAAGGTGCTCGTGAATGCCGGTGAACGGGCTGCCGGGGAGGAGGAGTTCCCCGAATCGGAGACGTATCCGGTCAATCGCTTCCCGGAGATCACCGAGTTTCTGCACGAGCAGTGGGCGGGCGGCGGTGAGCCCGACGCCTGGGTGGAGACGGTGGACGGCCCGGCGTCGGACGGGCACGGATACTGCCACCAACGCGTGGCGGCGCTGCGCCGCCGCCACCGTGGCTGCTGCGTCGTCGCGCCGATCGTGCTGCACGGCCGGGCCTGGGGTGAGCTGTATGTGGCCCGGCCGGTGGGGACGCCGGTCTTCGACCGGGACGATGCCGACTTCGCGACCGTCCTCGCCTCGGTGGTGGCCGCCGGAATCGCCCAGAGCGAGCGCCTGGAGGAGGTGCGCAGGCTCGCCTTCACCGACCCCCTGACCGGTCTCGCCAACCGCCGCGCCGTCGACATAAGGCTCGACGAGGCCATCGAGCGCTACCGCACCGACGGCTCGGTCGTCAGCCTGGTGGTGTGCGACCTCAACGGCCTCAAGCAGGTCAACGACACCCACGGCCACGCGGTCGGCGACCGGCTGCTCGAACGCTTCGGCTCGGTCCTCTCGCTGTGCGGGGCGATGCTGCCCGGAGCGCTGGCGGCCCGGTTGGGCGGGGACGAGTTCTGTCTGCTCTCGGTGGGCCCGACGGCGGACGAGGTGATCCAGGTGGCGGACGAACTGTGCGTACGCGCAACGGAGTTGGAGCTGGGGGAGGGGGTGGCCTGCGGGGTCGCATCGACGGGTGACGCGATCGGGCAGGTCCGCTCCGCCCGCCGGCTCTTCCGGCTGGCGGACGCGGCCCAGTACCGGGCGAAGGCGGCACACTCCCCGAAGCCGGTGGTGGCGGGCCGCGACGGCATGGTGATCCGCCTGGCCGACGCCCCGCCCCGCTCGCCGCAGGAGCGGCGCCGCTTCCGGGGCGCGCCCCCGGGGGACTCCCCGGAGCCCCGGAGCGAGCCCTGAATCGGGTGTGACATGGCCGTAAGGAGCCGACCGCGCCACTGCTAGTGACAGGTTGGGATTCAGTCCGTACGCTCCTGAATATGGATATGCACACAGTCGTGGTGGGGACGTCCGGTACCACCGCCGAAGACGTCATCGCCGTGGCCCGCGCGGGCGCCCGGATCGAGCTCTCCGACGAGGCCGTCGCCGCCCTCGCCGCAGCCCGGGGGATCGTGGACGCGCTGGCCGCCAAGCCCGAGCCCGTGTACGGCGTCTCGACCGGATTCGGCGCCCTCGCCAGCCGTCACATCAGCCCTGAACTCCGTGCCCAGCTGCAGCGCAACATCGTGCGCTCGCACGCCGCCGGCATGGGGCCGCGCGTCGAACGCGAGGTCGTCCGCGCGCTGATGTTCCTGCGCCTGAAGACTGTCTGCTCCGGCCACACCGGGGTGCGGCCCGAGGTCGCGCAGACCATGGCCGACGTGCTGAACGCGGGGATCACCCCCGTCGTGCACGAGTACGGCTCGCTCGGCTGCTCCGGCGACCTCGCCCCGCTCTCCCACTGCGCGCTGACGCTGATGGGTGAGGGTGACGCCGAGGGCCCCGACGGCCAGGTGCGGCCCGCCGGGGAGCTGCTCGCCGAGCACGGCATCGCGCCCGTCGAACTCCGTGAGAAGGAGGGTCTCGCCCTCCTGAACGGCACCGACGGCATGCTCGGCATGCTGGTCATGGCCCTCGCCGACCTCCAGCGCCTGTACATCTCCGCCGACATCACGGCCGCCCTCAGCCTCGAGGCGCTGCTCGGCACGGACAAGGTCCTCGCCCCCGAGCTGCACGCCATCCGCCCGCACCCCGGCCAGGGCGTCTCCGCCGCCAATATGAGCGCCGTACTCAAGGGCTCCGGGCTCACCGGTCACTTCCAGGAGGAGGAGGCCCCCCGCGTCCAGGACGCGTACTCCGTGCGCTGCGCCCCCCAGGTCGCCGGCGCCGGGCGGGACACCCTCGCCCATGCCCGCCTCGTGGCCGACCGCGAGCTCGCCTCGGCCGTCGACAACCCGGTCGTACTGCCCGACGGCCGCGTGGAGTCCAACGGCAACTTCCACGGCGCCCCCGTCGCGTACGTGCTCGACTTCCTCGCCATCGTCGCCGCCGACCTAGGCTCCATCGCCGAGCGCCGCACCGACCGGCTGCTCGACAAGAACCGCTCGCACGGTCTGCCGCCCTTCCTCGCCGACGACGCCGGTGTGGACTCGGGCCTGATGATCGCCCAGTACACGCAGGCCGCGCTGGTCAGCGAGATGAAGCGGCTGGCCGTCCCGGCTTCCGCCGACTCGATTCCGTCCTCCGCGATGCAGGAGGACCATGTCTCCATGGGCTGGTCGGCCGCGCGGAAGCTGCGTACCGCCGTCGCCAACCTGGGCCGGATCATCGCCGTCGAGCTCTACGCCTCGACCCGCGCCATAGAGCTCCGGCGCGGTCTGACCCCCGCGCCCGCCTCGCAGGCAGCCATCGCTGCGCTGCGCGCGGCGGGCGTCGAGGGCCCGGGTCCGGACCGCTTCCTCGCGCCCGACCTGGAGGCCGCCGACACGTTCGTACGGGACGGAAAGCTCATCGAGGCCGTGGAGCCGGTGACCGGCCCGCTGGCCTAGGGGACAGCTGCCCCGAGGGTCGCTCCGCACAGCGCGGGGCGGCCCTTTCCCCTGTGCGCGGGTGGCCCCTGCGTACGTGCCCCGTGCACGGGTGGCCCATGCGCGGGTGGCTCATGCGCGGGTACCCCTTGCGCCGGTGCCCTTGCGCGAGTGTCACATCTGCAGAGCGTCGCGTCGGCGCACCGAGTACGCCACGAAGCCCGCACCGATCCCCAGGAACGCCGTCCCGCCGACCAGATACGGCGTGGTGTCCACGCTGCCCGTCCGGGCGAGGGTCAGCTCCTGGGACGACGCTTCGGCGCCGGTCTGCCGGCTCTGCGTGGCCTCTCTCTCGGCGGTGGCATTCGCCGAAGGAACGAACCACAGCGCACAGAGCAGACTCCCTGCGGCAGTGGCGGTCAGCAGCGGTCGACGTGCGACGGACACGGACTCGATCCCCCTTGAGGCATCATCGAATTGGCCGGGTGCGCTGATGCTAGTGAAAGTAGCGGGTCGTGGGAAAGCCGCGGGGTCCCGAGGCCTACGCTCCGTCGTATGACCACTTCTGAGACATCACGGTTTGTGCGGCTACGGGTGGAATTGGTACTGGAGATCGAGGACACTGGCGAACTGACCGGCGCCGCCCTCGACCGCATCGCGGCGGACGAGTCCATGCCGGACGAGGAGCGGACGCACGCACAGTCCGCGGTCCGCGAGGACGAGGCGGAGGCCATCGCCTACCTCGTGGACCCCTTCGACCTGGTCAGCGAGATGCCGGGGGTCGAGCTGACCCAGGCTTCCTGGAGCAGTGAGCAGATCGAGTACGACCCCGATGCGGAGGAGTGGGACCTGGACGAGGAAGATGGAGATGAGGACGCAGACGAGGACGAGGACGACGGCAACGTCGGCGTCGGCGGCGTCGGGCGGCCGTAGCTCGGGAATGTGACGGGCTTCGGGCCCCGGGTTGCCGGGTAGGCGGACCGGGGCCCGGCCGCACACGTGCTGCTTTCTGCGGCGTTCTGTGCAACCGGCGGAGCCGTTGGCTGCGTCGAACGTGTCGGTGGGCGGTGTGCCATGAGTGGCGTGCCCCACATCCTTTGCGGATATGGAACCGGATGACCCGTTATGGGCGTTGTCCAAGCAGTTGGTCAGGGGAATCGGCGACGATGGAGAAGCGTGTGATGACGGACAGCAAGCGGCGCCGAGGTCTGATGGTCGCGTCCGCGGTGCTCGGCGGAGTCCTGGTGATGTCGGCCTGCAGCGGCGACGGGGACGAGGGCGGCAACGGCGCCGACAGCTCGAAGAAGTCGCAGGCCCAGGTCGACGAGGCGGCAGCGAAGGCCGAGTCGAAGGCCCGAATAGCGATCTCGCCGAAGAACGGCTCGACCAACGCCAGCATCAACAACGACGCCAAGGTTACCGTCAGTGACGGCACGCTGACCGAGGTCGTCATGACCACGGCCGACGGCGCGAGCGTCAAGGGCACCCTGGCCGCCGACGGCAAGAGCTGGAAGCCGGACGCACAGCTCGAGCGCTCCACCACGTACAAGATCGCCGCCACGGCCAAGGATTCCGCGGGCATGGAGGCCCACGAGAACTCCTCCTTCACCACCGTCTCGCCCGACAACAGTTTCATCGGCAACTTCACGCCGGAGGACGGCTCCACCGTCGGCGTCGGCATGCCGGTATCGATCAACTTCAACAAGGCGATCACCGACAAGAAGGCCGTCCAGTCCAAGATCTCTGTGACGTCGAGCAGCGGCCAGGAGGTCGTCGGCCACTGGTTCAACGGGCAGCGACTGGACTTCCGCCCCGACCAGTACTGGCAGGAGGGCTCGACCGTCACGCTGAAGCTGGATCTGGACGGCGTCGAGGGTGCCGAGGGCGTCTTCGGAGTCCAGCAGAAGACGGTCACCTTCAAGATCGGCCGCAACCAGGTGTCCACCGTCGACGCCGCCGCCAAGACCATGACGGTCACCCAGGACGGCAAGACGGTCAAGACCATCCCGATCTCCGCAGGCGCCCCGGACACCCCGACCTACAACGGTCAGATGGTGATCTCCGAGAAGTTCAAGGAGACCCGGATGAACGGTGCGAC includes:
- a CDS encoding adenylate/guanylate cyclase domain-containing protein gives rise to the protein MHPTPHHEVDHTAEPTDDPLAIRLEQLILGAERRYTPFQAARTAGVSMELASRFWRAMGFADIGQAKALTEADVLALRRLAGLVEAGLLSEPMAVQVARSTGQTTARLAEWQIDSFLEGLTEPPEPGMTRTEVTYPLVELLLPELEEFLVYVWRRQLAAATGRVVQAADDEEMVDRRLAVGFADLVGFTRLTRRLEEEELGELVEAFETTSADLVAAHGGRLIKTLGDEVLYAADDAATAAEIALRLIETMTHDESMPALRVGIAFGTVTTRMGDVFGTTVNLASRLTSIAPKDAVLVDGAFAEGLVRTGDAPLSESEAAEEAAAAEKEGEEPPSYRFALQPMWQRPVRGLGVVEPWLLSRRENP
- a CDS encoding enoyl-CoA hydratase/isomerase family protein: MSEQRFGEFVVVRRHEHVAELVLDRPKAMNAVSTEMARSIGAACDALAADRDVRVTVLSSTHERAFCVGADLKERNSLSDAELVRQRPTARAAYTGVLELPMPTVAAVHGFALGGGFELALACDLIVADATAVVGLPEVSVGVIPGGGGTQLLPRRVGAARAAELVFTARRVEAAEARELGLVDQLADDARTEALALAARIAANSPVGLRAAKRAMRLGQGLDLRAGLEVEDAAWRSVAFSGDRAEGVAAFNEKRTPQWPGE
- a CDS encoding sensor domain-containing diguanylate cyclase, yielding MMAEDRRLRAVVALAQAMAAAHTPREFWRAAALGACDALGGSFAALSVWERGLGRLKVLVNAGERAAGEEEFPESETYPVNRFPEITEFLHEQWAGGGEPDAWVETVDGPASDGHGYCHQRVAALRRRHRGCCVVAPIVLHGRAWGELYVARPVGTPVFDRDDADFATVLASVVAAGIAQSERLEEVRRLAFTDPLTGLANRRAVDIRLDEAIERYRTDGSVVSLVVCDLNGLKQVNDTHGHAVGDRLLERFGSVLSLCGAMLPGALAARLGGDEFCLLSVGPTADEVIQVADELCVRATELELGEGVACGVASTGDAIGQVRSARRLFRLADAAQYRAKAAHSPKPVVAGRDGMVIRLADAPPRSPQERRRFRGAPPGDSPEPRSEP
- the hutH gene encoding histidine ammonia-lyase, with translation MHTVVVGTSGTTAEDVIAVARAGARIELSDEAVAALAAARGIVDALAAKPEPVYGVSTGFGALASRHISPELRAQLQRNIVRSHAAGMGPRVEREVVRALMFLRLKTVCSGHTGVRPEVAQTMADVLNAGITPVVHEYGSLGCSGDLAPLSHCALTLMGEGDAEGPDGQVRPAGELLAEHGIAPVELREKEGLALLNGTDGMLGMLVMALADLQRLYISADITAALSLEALLGTDKVLAPELHAIRPHPGQGVSAANMSAVLKGSGLTGHFQEEEAPRVQDAYSVRCAPQVAGAGRDTLAHARLVADRELASAVDNPVVLPDGRVESNGNFHGAPVAYVLDFLAIVAADLGSIAERRTDRLLDKNRSHGLPPFLADDAGVDSGLMIAQYTQAALVSEMKRLAVPASADSIPSSAMQEDHVSMGWSAARKLRTAVANLGRIIAVELYASTRAIELRRGLTPAPASQAAIAALRAAGVEGPGPDRFLAPDLEAADTFVRDGKLIEAVEPVTGPLA
- a CDS encoding Ig-like domain-containing protein — encoded protein: MEKRVMTDSKRRRGLMVASAVLGGVLVMSACSGDGDEGGNGADSSKKSQAQVDEAAAKAESKARIAISPKNGSTNASINNDAKVTVSDGTLTEVVMTTADGASVKGTLAADGKSWKPDAQLERSTTYKIAATAKDSAGMEAHENSSFTTVSPDNSFIGNFTPEDGSTVGVGMPVSINFNKAITDKKAVQSKISVTSSSGQEVVGHWFNGQRLDFRPDQYWQEGSTVTLKLDLDGVEGAEGVFGVQQKTVTFKIGRNQVSTVDAAAKTMTVTQDGKTVKTIPISAGAPDTPTYNGQMVISEKFKETRMNGATVGFTDDDGKGEYDIKDVPHAMRLSTSGTFIHGNYWGADSIFGSANTSHGCVGLNDAKGANDPNQPGAWFFNSSIVGDVVVVKNSKDTTVKPDNGLNGWNLSWAEWKAGSAA